One window from the genome of Cucumis melo cultivar AY chromosome 10, USDA_Cmelo_AY_1.0, whole genome shotgun sequence encodes:
- the LOC103496713 gene encoding uncharacterized protein LOC103496713, whose amino-acid sequence MAKSLPSPTRFQQFAKLVFSSKNPQSPPKKSRIRASPSETPISGSVRVILEPNKNKYMEEKEKNRTPLSDVVSDCVKRWFQDTLKEAKAGDTSMQVLVGQMFCSGYGVPKNTKKGLAWIYRASKYQPSVWKASERHPGYLATDSESSNRRVKRNDFR is encoded by the exons ATGGCAAAATCGCTTCCATCGCCAACTCGCTTTCAGCAATTCGCTAAGCTCGTCTTCTCCTCCAAGAACCCCCAATCACCCCCCAAGAAGTCTCGGATCCGAGCTTCTCCTTCCGAAACTCCGATTTCCGGTTCCGTCCGAGTCATCTTGGAGCCAAATAAGAACAAGTACATggaggagaaggagaagaatcGGACTCCTTTGTCCGATGTGGTTTCGGATTGTGTCAAGCGGTGGTTTCAGGACACGCTCAAGGAGGCCAAAGCCGGCGATACGTCGATGCAGGTCTTGGTTGGCCAGATGTTTTGCTCCGGCTACGGAGTTCCTAAGAACACAAAGAAg GGACTTGCTTGGATCTATCGAGCTTCAAAATATCAGCCATCAGTTTGGAAAGCAAGCGAAAGACATCCAG GTTATCTTGCAACCGATTCAGAATCAAGCAATAGGAGAGTGAAACGAAATGACTTCAGATGA
- the LOC103496714 gene encoding staphylococcal-like nuclease CAN1 isoform X1, translating into MGNALRFLCGHFCHPTSDSLPPHAALSSSTAGVSALAHDLFEFEITSQVPPGLGKHVVSSKKAQANWYGKLAEAWKSEKPTPRTPEEASRLVIQTLKRHQKKDVEGLLTFYGLPLPHTLVKPSAPAPTAASIPEGVKFELQTLPVDAKAVADGDTVTVHVSTSHPRESSCVPKEVRNAALQRSRARNAKNYAKADALHKTITDAGYRVITFQNEEVLAKKYRIRLRGIDAPESTMPYGKEAKEELKRLVEGKCLRVLVYGEDRYNRCVGDLYCNGKFIQEAMLKKGFAWHYTAYDKRPELSKWENEARAKRVGLWASSNPDKPWEWRKGKREGK; encoded by the exons ATGGGGAACGCACTCAGGTTCCTCTGTGGCCACTTCTGCCATCCCACCTCCGATTCCTTGCCTCCTCACGCCGCTCTATCTTCCTCCACTGCCGGCGTCTCCGCTCTTGCTCACGATCTCTTTGAATTCGAGATCACATCACAG gttCCTCCAGGACTTGGTAAGCATGTGGTTTCATCGAAGAAGGCACAGGCGAATTG GTATGGAAAATTGGCTGAGGCTTGGAAGTCGGAGAAACCAACTCCACGAACTCCTGAAGAAGCTTCTAGGCTTGTGATTCAGACCCTCAAAAGACACCAAAAGAAAGATGTCGAG GGACTATTGACATTCTATGGTCTTCCTCTTCCTCATACTCTCGTCAAACCTTCTGCTCCAGCCCCAACTGCCGCCTCCATACCCGAGGGAGTCAAGTTTGAGCTGCAGACACTGCCA GTTGATGCCAAAGCTGTAGCAGATGGTGATACAGTGACTGTGCATGTGAGTACATCACACCCCAGAGAGTCCTCTTGTGTTCCAAAAGAGGTTAGAAATGCAGCCCTTCAAAGATCACGAGCTAGAAACGCAAAGAACTATGCAAAGGCTGATGCTCTTCACAAGACAATAACGGATGCTGGTTACAG gGTAATTACTTTTCAGAATGAGGAGGTTCTTGCAAAAAAGTACAGAATTCGTCTCAg AGGAATAGACGCACCAGAAAGTACAATGCCTTATGGGAAAGAAGCAAAAGAAGAACTGAAAAGGCTTGTAGAAGGCAAGTGTTTGAGAGTACTTGTTTATGGTGAAGATCGGTACAATCGATGTGTTGGTGACTTGTATTGTAATGGAAAGTTTATTCAG GAAGCAATGCTGAAAAAAGGGTTTGCTTGGCATTACACAGCCTATGACAAACGTCCAGAGCTGTCAAAG TGGGAAAATGAGGCTCGGGCTAAAAGGGTTGGGTTGTGGGCTTCTTCAAACCCAGATAAGCCATGGGAATGGAGAAAGGGAAAGCGTGAAGGGAAATAA
- the LOC103496714 gene encoding staphylococcal-like nuclease CAN2 isoform X2: MGNALRFLCGHFCHPTSDSLPPHAALSSSTAGVSALAHDLFEFEITSQVPPGLGKHVVSSKKAQANWYGKLAEAWKSEKPTPRTPEEASRLVIQTLKRHQKKDVEGLLTFYGLPLPHTLVKPSAPAPTAASIPEGVKFELQTLPVDAKAVADGDTVTVHVSTSHPRESSCVPKEVRNAALQRSRARNAKNYAKADALHKTITDAGYRGIDAPESTMPYGKEAKEELKRLVEGKCLRVLVYGEDRYNRCVGDLYCNGKFIQEAMLKKGFAWHYTAYDKRPELSKWENEARAKRVGLWASSNPDKPWEWRKGKREGK; this comes from the exons ATGGGGAACGCACTCAGGTTCCTCTGTGGCCACTTCTGCCATCCCACCTCCGATTCCTTGCCTCCTCACGCCGCTCTATCTTCCTCCACTGCCGGCGTCTCCGCTCTTGCTCACGATCTCTTTGAATTCGAGATCACATCACAG gttCCTCCAGGACTTGGTAAGCATGTGGTTTCATCGAAGAAGGCACAGGCGAATTG GTATGGAAAATTGGCTGAGGCTTGGAAGTCGGAGAAACCAACTCCACGAACTCCTGAAGAAGCTTCTAGGCTTGTGATTCAGACCCTCAAAAGACACCAAAAGAAAGATGTCGAG GGACTATTGACATTCTATGGTCTTCCTCTTCCTCATACTCTCGTCAAACCTTCTGCTCCAGCCCCAACTGCCGCCTCCATACCCGAGGGAGTCAAGTTTGAGCTGCAGACACTGCCA GTTGATGCCAAAGCTGTAGCAGATGGTGATACAGTGACTGTGCATGTGAGTACATCACACCCCAGAGAGTCCTCTTGTGTTCCAAAAGAGGTTAGAAATGCAGCCCTTCAAAGATCACGAGCTAGAAACGCAAAGAACTATGCAAAGGCTGATGCTCTTCACAAGACAATAACGGATGCTGGTTACAG AGGAATAGACGCACCAGAAAGTACAATGCCTTATGGGAAAGAAGCAAAAGAAGAACTGAAAAGGCTTGTAGAAGGCAAGTGTTTGAGAGTACTTGTTTATGGTGAAGATCGGTACAATCGATGTGTTGGTGACTTGTATTGTAATGGAAAGTTTATTCAG GAAGCAATGCTGAAAAAAGGGTTTGCTTGGCATTACACAGCCTATGACAAACGTCCAGAGCTGTCAAAG TGGGAAAATGAGGCTCGGGCTAAAAGGGTTGGGTTGTGGGCTTCTTCAAACCCAGATAAGCCATGGGAATGGAGAAAGGGAAAGCGTGAAGGGAAATAA
- the LOC103496714 gene encoding uncharacterized 38.1 kDa protein isoform X3 — MGNALRFLCGHFCHPTSDSLPPHAALSSSTAGVSALAHDLFEFEITSQVPPGLGKHVVSSKKAQANWYGKLAEAWKSEKPTPRTPEEASRLVIQTLKRHQKKDVEVDAKAVADGDTVTVHVSTSHPRESSCVPKEVRNAALQRSRARNAKNYAKADALHKTITDAGYRVITFQNEEVLAKKYRIRLRGIDAPESTMPYGKEAKEELKRLVEGKCLRVLVYGEDRYNRCVGDLYCNGKFIQEAMLKKGFAWHYTAYDKRPELSKWENEARAKRVGLWASSNPDKPWEWRKGKREGK; from the exons ATGGGGAACGCACTCAGGTTCCTCTGTGGCCACTTCTGCCATCCCACCTCCGATTCCTTGCCTCCTCACGCCGCTCTATCTTCCTCCACTGCCGGCGTCTCCGCTCTTGCTCACGATCTCTTTGAATTCGAGATCACATCACAG gttCCTCCAGGACTTGGTAAGCATGTGGTTTCATCGAAGAAGGCACAGGCGAATTG GTATGGAAAATTGGCTGAGGCTTGGAAGTCGGAGAAACCAACTCCACGAACTCCTGAAGAAGCTTCTAGGCTTGTGATTCAGACCCTCAAAAGACACCAAAAGAAAGATGTCGAG GTTGATGCCAAAGCTGTAGCAGATGGTGATACAGTGACTGTGCATGTGAGTACATCACACCCCAGAGAGTCCTCTTGTGTTCCAAAAGAGGTTAGAAATGCAGCCCTTCAAAGATCACGAGCTAGAAACGCAAAGAACTATGCAAAGGCTGATGCTCTTCACAAGACAATAACGGATGCTGGTTACAG gGTAATTACTTTTCAGAATGAGGAGGTTCTTGCAAAAAAGTACAGAATTCGTCTCAg AGGAATAGACGCACCAGAAAGTACAATGCCTTATGGGAAAGAAGCAAAAGAAGAACTGAAAAGGCTTGTAGAAGGCAAGTGTTTGAGAGTACTTGTTTATGGTGAAGATCGGTACAATCGATGTGTTGGTGACTTGTATTGTAATGGAAAGTTTATTCAG GAAGCAATGCTGAAAAAAGGGTTTGCTTGGCATTACACAGCCTATGACAAACGTCCAGAGCTGTCAAAG TGGGAAAATGAGGCTCGGGCTAAAAGGGTTGGGTTGTGGGCTTCTTCAAACCCAGATAAGCCATGGGAATGGAGAAAGGGAAAGCGTGAAGGGAAATAA